One window of Papaver somniferum cultivar HN1 chromosome 9, ASM357369v1, whole genome shotgun sequence genomic DNA carries:
- the LOC113313041 gene encoding F-box/kelch-repeat protein At3g23880-like: MNKRRDDKKRKLNKNENENMNRKHKRKPFPPLTEDITTENLSKLPLRSLLQYRCVCKRWSIQSNSNPKLIHSKKNSFSLLLIDGERRLHSLDNDSLSSSLSGGIDGRLKKTRCLLGVLKNTNIVGSCNGLFYMYREENEFWLWHPCLWNPYTQELKYLRKPEFPVREDWCILHRGHGFGYDAKSDDYKCVRIFIYSRYSGNRQQSEVHIYSFRSDKWKRIYIPYLLITRDVEYVEAPNGVFCNGPLHWFARTTYRSVTSF, encoded by the coding sequence ATGAATAAGAGGAGAGATGACAAGAAGAGGAAGTTGAACAAGAACGAAAACGAAAACATGAACAGGAAACACAAACGAAAACCATTCCCGCCTCTCACTGAAGATATCACCACTGAAAACCTTTCAAAGTTACCGCTGAGAAGTCTCTTGCAATACAGGTGTGTATGCAAACGATGGAGCATCCAATCTAATAGTAACCCTAAACTTATTCATTCGAAGAAGAATAGCTTCAGTCTCTTGCTTATAGACGGTGAAAGAAGACTGCACTCTTTGGATAATGATTCACTGTCATCATCATTATCCGGTGGTATCGATGGACGTCTTAAGAAGACTCGTTGCCTACTCGGTGTCCTTAAGAACACAAATATTGTGGGTTCTTGTAATGGCTTGTTTTACATGTATCGTGAAGAGAATGAATTTTGGTTGTGGCATCCATGTTTGTGGAACCCATATACCCAAGAGTTGAAATACCTACGAAAACCTGAATTTCCAGTGAGAGAGGATTGGTGCATTCTACACAGAGGACATGGATTTGGTTATGATGCAAAGAGTGATGATTATAAGTGTGTACGTATTTTTATCTATTCAAGATATTCAGGAAACAGGCAGCAGTCTGAAGTTCACATCTATTCATTCCGATCGGATAAATGGAAACGAATATATATCCCATATTTATTGATCACTCGCGACGTGGAATATGTGGAAGCACCAAATGGGGTATTCTGTAATGGACCTCTTCATTGGTTTGCAAGAACGACATACCGAAGTGTTACTAGCTTTTGA